The genomic interval ATTCCTATGTGGGTAGCCGATATGGATTTCCAAGTTCCGCGAAAGGTTATCGAGGCCTTAAAGAACAGAGTCGAACATGGTATTTTTGGATATCCCATACTTACTACTTCATATTATGATGCTGTTATAGGCTGGATGGACCGGCGATATAAATGGCCGATCAAACAGGAATGGATTCATTTCTCTCCCGGCGTCGTTTCAGCTCTGAATTTTCTTGTACAAGCGTTTACTAAAGAGAATGATTGTATTGCGATTCAATCTCCGGTCTACTACCCTTTTACGAATTGCATTGTCAATAATAATCGCCAGGTAGTTCTGAATTGTCTTAAATTTGAAAATGATCGTTATACCATGGACTATAAAGACCTAGATGAAAAACTTGCCGCCAGCAACGTAAAAATGTTAATTTTGTGTAATCCCCACAATCCAGTGGGAAGGGTTTGGACAAAAGATGAGTTGATTACTTTAGGAAAGATATGTATTAAGCATGATGTGCTCATTATTTCCGACGAAATTCACGCTGATTTAACGTATAAGGGATTTACGACCACCGCCTTTGCTACTATTTCCGAAGAATTTTCCCAAAATGCGATTGTATGTACAGCTCCAAGTAAAACCTTTAATTTAGCAGGTTTGCAAACATCCAACATAATTATTCCTAATTCAGCACTAGGCGAAATATTTGATAACCATATGAAGAAACTCAATTTGCTTAAACCTAATGTTTTCGGGCAAGTGGCGGCAGAGGCTGCTTACAATTACGGGGAAGAATGGCTGGAGCAAGTAAAAGAATATTTGCAGGGAAATTTAGAATATCTACTACATTTTGTTAATGAAAAAAACGGGAAAATTAAAGTAATCCAGCCCGAAGGTACTTATCTCATATGGATGGATTGCCGGGAACTTCATCTAAATAATCAATTTCTCAGAGATTTTATGCTTGAGAAAGCCAGAGTCGCTATGGACGATGGATATCTGTTCGGCCCCGGAGGGGAAGGATTTATGCGCATGAATATCGCATGCAGCCGTTCAACGTTGAAAACAGCGCTTAAACAAATTGAACAAGCCGTAAATAACTAAATGTAGGACCCCAAACTCGCAAGTAATCAATTACCTATTTATCTTGATAAAAATCGAGTAGGAGGCTACCCATTAATTGAGTAGCCGACCTCTCCCACCACAGTGCGTACCGTTCGGTACACGGCGGTTCAATAATTTAACGTAAATGAAATGCCTCGTATTTCTTCGTTATGTTCATATAGCCTAGGGATTCGAGGTATTTGTCTGTTAGC from Veillonellales bacterium carries:
- a CDS encoding MalY/PatB family protein — translated: MIKYNFDQLINRRSTASSKWDGAHLLLGEKAKDAIPMWVADMDFQVPRKVIEALKNRVEHGIFGYPILTTSYYDAVIGWMDRRYKWPIKQEWIHFSPGVVSALNFLVQAFTKENDCIAIQSPVYYPFTNCIVNNNRQVVLNCLKFENDRYTMDYKDLDEKLAASNVKMLILCNPHNPVGRVWTKDELITLGKICIKHDVLIISDEIHADLTYKGFTTTAFATISEEFSQNAIVCTAPSKTFNLAGLQTSNIIIPNSALGEIFDNHMKKLNLLKPNVFGQVAAEAAYNYGEEWLEQVKEYLQGNLEYLLHFVNEKNGKIKVIQPEGTYLIWMDCRELHLNNQFLRDFMLEKARVAMDDGYLFGPGGEGFMRMNIACSRSTLKTALKQIEQAVNN